Genomic window (Candidatus Zixiibacteriota bacterium):
TCGGCGGCGGGTGTCGGCGCAGCCGACTTCATCTCACCGCCGGTAACGAAGGAATGTGCCGCCAGGGCTGCAAGGGCGGGCCAAAGCAGAAATCGGATCTTCATCACACCTCCATGTATAGACCTTCGCAGTCGATGATAGAGGAAATCTCCCGGTCGGTCAAATGCAATCGACACGCGGCACCCGGATTCAGGAGTTTTTGACATTGCGATGACAGTCAGAGGTGGAATTCGACGACATCGCCGTCAGCGAGCTGGAAATCCCTTTGGACACGCTGGCCATCGAACTTCCCTGCCCCCCAGACCTTGGCGAACTGCAATTTCTCGGCGAAATCTTTGTGGATCTTGTAGGCGGCATCTTCCACCGTGGCCGGGGCGGTGAGCACGACCGGATCGGAGCG
Coding sequences:
- a CDS encoding TGS domain-containing protein; its protein translation is RSDPVVLTAPATVEDAAYKIHKDFAEKLQFAKVWGAGKFDGQRVQRDFQLADGDVVEFHL